One window of the Zea mays cultivar B73 chromosome 3, Zm-B73-REFERENCE-NAM-5.0, whole genome shotgun sequence genome contains the following:
- the LOC100283311 gene encoding Werner syndrome ATP-dependent helicase: MATEIQGYYDDGTAVVSFDVHNIDTTLTNLGSVVEWWLGETYRLHHRGHIAGLDVEWRPARVPGPVPVAVLQICVDHRCLVFQILQADYIPDALSRFLADRRFTFVGVGISGDVAKLRAGYRLGVASAVDLRVLAADTLEVPELLRAGLQTLVWEVMGVQMVKPHHVRVSAWDTPTLSEDQLKYACADAFASFEVGRRLYEGDY, translated from the coding sequence ATGGCGACGGAGATCCAGGGCTACTACGATGACGGCACCGCCGTGGTGTCGTTCGACGTGCACAACATCGACACCACGCTGACGAACTTGGGCAGCGTGGTGGAGTGGTGGCTGGGTGAGACCTATCGCCTCCACCACCGCGGCCACATCGCCGGCCTCGACGTGGAGTGGCGCCCCGCTCGCGTGCCgggccccgtccccgtcgccgtgcTGCAGATCTGCGTCGACCACCGCTGCCTCGTATTCCAGATCCTCCAAGCCGACTACATCCCCGACGCCCTGTCCAGGTTCCTCGCCGACCGCCGGTTCACCTTCGTGGGGGTCGGGATCAGCGGCGACGTCGCAAAGCTGCGGGCCGGGTACAGGCTGGGGGTGGCGAGCGCCGTGGACCTGCGCGTTCTCGctgccgacacgctggaggtgcccGAGCTGCTCCGCGCGGGGCTTCAGACGCTGGTGTGGGAGGTGATGGGCGTGCAGATGGTGAAGCCGCACCACGTGCGCGTCAGCGCCTGGGACACGCCCACGCTGTCGGAAGACCAGCTCAAGTACGCCTGCGCCGACGCTTTCGCCTCGTTCGAGGTCGGCCGGAGGCTCTACGAAGGCGACTACTAG